CTGGAACTGGCTGAATGTGGGACATTGggctgtcgggggtggggggggggggcagggagagaggaggaacgGGGGATGTAGAGGAGGGGGGCCTTGTGGGCAGTTTCTCAGTCCTGGAGGTGAATGTGGCAGCAGAGAATTACAGCgatggaatgagagagagcatgagggaaCTTCACATTATGTGCAGAGCTTTGAACATTACTCTGCCATTGATCAAAAAGTGAATTTCTCAGTGCATCCCCAGATTAAACCACATCGCATAATCCAGAAGTGGATTACAGCTCAGTGCAGTTCATTTAATTTCCTCTGGGTGGAAGATCCAACTAGATGCTAATGGGTCCAGAGTGCACAGGATGCTGCAAAACCTCCCAAGAGTGAAAGGAGAGTAATACTGCCACTGGGAGAGTATCCAGAGGACTTCCCACAGCCCACTGCCCTCCCATTAACAATGTGTAAAGCTGGGAGACTGCTGCTGCCCAACACACTGCTCCTTCTGTTCAACCAGCACCACGTGTTGGAGAATTCCACATCAGGTCTCCCGGCGAGAGGCCCCACATGCAGCTCTGCAGCGACTGCGATTCTGTCTGGTGTAGTTCCTTCCGCAGTTTAAACAGTGTTGATACCGGCTGGAATATCCCAGCCTCGCTCCTTCGGCTGAGAAATCCAATCATCTCCCTgcttgtaaaagatcctgtggcactgttggaagagcagggagttcttccctcaaccaacagattcaCCAGCTCATATAtatcactgttgttttgtggaatcttgctgtgtgcaaatgggcCATTGCATTTCCCTACAGAACAAGTGACTGGTACAATGCGATTCAATGGGTGTGAAACACTTCGAGATGTTTCTGAGACATTTAAGTTGCTAGATACAGGAAGTCTTCTTTATCAATCTGTGCCGAGTTGAATTTTGTTTTGTAGAGGGGGAAACACTATCAGCTCGATAAGCTGATTTTGGATAGTAACCAGCCAGAGGTGGaatcccaccctttgcgtgattCACCGAAAATAAAAGGTTTTATTTGCTTATACCCGAGTTTGATTTTTCAACTGTGTGAAACAGAAAGGATTAAACTCGAAGCTGAACTGCACTGACACCTGGTGCCAGGTGTGGGTATTACAGCAGCTCGATGATCTCATAGagtccaaccaccctctgggtgaaaaagttctttctcaaatcccctctaaacctcccgccttttaccttgaatctatgtccccttgttatagaaccctcaacgaagggaaaaagctccttagtatccatcctatgtgcccctcataattttgtacacctcaattatgtcccccctcagcctcctctgctccaaggaaaacaaacccaatcttcccagtctctcttcatagctgaagcgctccagccctggtaacatcctggtgaatctcctctgcaccctctccaaagcgatcacatccttcctgtagtgtggcaacAGCGCACACAGAGCTTGAGGGCTGGGTCTTCGGTACATTGATCCCTTGTAGTGCCTTTTATGGAAATATTATTCAACTCCGGGCTCGTCTGATAGCTCAATGGGTAAATGCAACAGCCAGCCTGATACTGACCCATACAGATCAGGAGCCTCCCTGGTCCcaacccaggtctgtgctgaatttgTTGTAAAGCATGATAAAaaaacagccagggttcctggtCCATGATTGCTGTCGGGGGATAGTGTGTGAAGACGGGATCGGGCTGTGCCATGATGGCCCCCATGATTGACCAGCCTGCCGAGACTCATTCTCCCGGCTCCTACAAGATGGTtgttcacttgggtgaggtatcgaTAGACTGCAGGTGAAAccgtggcggtggggtggggcagAAATTCAGTCCAAACTATTGTATAAGTTTATTTTTCTGTTTGGAATACCCCCTCTTGCCCCCAAAACCTCTGCTGTCCCCTCCGTAAGAATCTATCCTTTTAATTATAAATCTTGCTGCCTCCAGAGTGCTTGCTGCGTGAAGGACATGATGATAAACAGTGAacgtcggtgtgtgtgtgtgcaagaagCTTGCAACCCCTGGTCTGTTTCAGGCTGTGTTTCAGTCCTGTGGGTTGTGTTGATGCTGCCAGTGAGCTCCAGGCTCAATTTGTCTGATAATTAAGCAATACTAAATCGGAAACCTTGTGTATGGTTTGTGGCAGGGGTACCAATTGCCAGCGAGATCTTGTCTTGGAGTAAAGGAAGCCAGGAGTGTTAAAACAGTCATTGGTATAAATACTCGATCAATAGACATCTGAGTTGATTATCACCATTCCAACCTGTGCCCTGCTCACTGATCTGTAAGTAAGAATAAAATCAATTACAGTCTGAGCAAATAAACATTAAACAGTCTAAACTTCCACAGAGCCATAAACCAGAATTCAAATGGAGTTTAAACCTCACAAGCAGCAGGCAGGAGCTTTCTAAGGTGGGTAAAGACACCAGTGTAGTACAGAGCCTGGAcaatcagctgatctcagccaaggcagcagtTGCCCTCGGTATCTGTAAGCTCACAGTAAGTGTAGCTACTGGAATGAGACTGGAGGACTTTAGGTTCACTGCACTAGGTGGGGAATGTTGATTGGTCCATCTCAACACATCCTATGGTTGTCTGCTGCCtaacgcccctccccccccccccccacctgaacagaaaacctgtgctgtacctgccctgggagtgtttgatgggacagtgtggagggagctttactctgtatctaacccgtgctgtacctgccctgggagtgtttgatgggacagtgtagagggagcttcattccTTGGCCCCTAACAGCCTTCAAATGCTTTCTTTCAATAATTTTCTCATTATCCCTAAAATAACTTGCTTGCTGTTAAGTGTTGTTTCTATTATTGTtaataattaaattaaaatttaaattaataaTTGTGTAATTAAGTGTTGTTTCTACTATtatttaccaataatagtagaaaatcaaggggcaaaggggaaggaggaactaaaaacaatcactagagaaaaagtactaggtaaactaatgggtctaaaggctgacaagtcccctggacctgatggcttgcatccgagggtcttaaaggaagtggctacagagatagtggatgcattggtcgtaatcttccagaattcactagattctggaaaggtcccagcggattggaaaaccgcaaacgtaacacccctgttCACGAAGGGGGTGAGACAGAAAactgatggaatataatgtgggaaaatgtgaagtcatccactttgggaggaaaaataaaaaaggaaaatattatttgaatggagaaattctacaaaatgctgcggtacagagggatctgggtgtcctcgtacatgaaacacaaaaagtcagcatacaggtaatccagaaggcaaactgaatattggcctttatttctagggggatggagtataaaagcaaggaagttatgctacaactgtacagggtgctggtaagaccacacctggagtactgcgtacagttctggtgcccttatttaaggaaggacatacttgcattggaggcagttcagagaaggttcactaggttgattccgggtatggaagggttgtcttatgaggaaagattgaacagattgggtctatactcaatggagtttagaagaatgagaggagatcttattgaaacatacaagattctgaggggactcgatagggtagatgctgagaggatgttacccctcatgggggaaatctaaaactagggggcatagtctcagaataaggggtcgcctgtttaagaccaaaatgaggaggaatttcttctcccagagggtggtgaatctttggaattctttaccccaaaaagctgtggaggctgagtcattgaatatattcaaggctgagttagacaaattttgatcagcaagggagtcaaaggatatggggaaagggcgggaaagtggagttgaggtaaaaatcagatcagccatgatctcattgagtggcagagcaggctcaaggggacgaatggcctactcctgctcctatctcttatggtcttggcACCCAACAGCCTTCAAATGCTTTCTTTCAATAATTTTCTCATTATCCCTAAAATAACTTGCCTGCTGTTAAGAATTGTTTCTTATTGTGAAGCTATAATAGGTATAAACATTCCATATTATCTCATCTACTCATTGTGCTTAAGCCTATATAAtggttaatttaaaaaaagagcaaaAGGCTGTTGTCTGTTAAGTGCCACAGAATGTTTTTCTCTATTAAATGTGCTAACtaaatgcacattgttgaatCAGAGAATTCAGTAAAGCACACTGTACTTTTAGTATTGTACTGAAGTTctaggtacagatcagtcactaGAACAGTATCAGTTCAGGTAGAGTTGTTCTCAAGATGCATCAGTGTCAGTACTTCAAATGGCCAGGAGTATCTCCCCACCTCAACAGGGAAAAACACAAccagtttgaaaaaaaaagtttttatttaGTAACAGATAATCATTCCTTTTTCCATTTCATAGTGCCTGTTAGTAGAAACAAGGTTTCAAATTAATTCCTGACATTTAAAATGGGTCCCAAGGGAGAGTGCAAGGGTAGCCCGTTATTCCtcaccactccctcccctccccctcaatctcACGGCAAGGCAAGTCTCTGAGCGGACTCCAGGCAAAGAGCAAACTGACAGGATGGCCCTGAGGGTTTAAGGAGGGGCTGCATAGTGGAGGTGACACTGCGTGTCCTGCACTGTAATGTAACACAATGCAGTCAAAATACAGGGTTCAGAATATCAGGGTGGTGTTGCTTCCGTGACACCAGCTGACAGCAAGAGGCATCTGTTGCAGGCCAGTGCCTTAAGTTCCATCACAGAACACAACTcaatcctctccccccaccctcagtccttcCATTTCTCTGCTGATTTGAAGCGAGCTCTGCGATTCCTGTGCTTCTCCGTTTCTCCTTGCACCTCATTCCCGATGTCGGCGTCGCATTTTCGGTGTGAAAGAAGGAGGGGGCATGGACGTCTCGGTCCTGTTGACATCTGGGTGAAGAAAAGAACCGGGGTTAAAGTAAGCACAGTCATTAGagattggggtttttttttttgcaaagtaaCAAAACTAGAGTGTTGCTTTAACATGTAGAACCAAAGCAGTGAAGGCAGGTAAGAGAGGTGAGTGGGACACTGTACTTGGTGATCCCCTCGTTCTGGAGCGGTGCTAACGCGAGAATTCAGtcaaattcattaaataaatttaaaacagaaatagacagtttcctagaagtaaagggaattaggggttacggggagcgggcagggaattggacatgaatttagatttgaggttaggatcagatcaaccatgatcttattgaatggcggagcaggctcgaggggccgattggcatactcctgctcctatttcttatgttcttatgtaaatattTTCAGTTACAGGCTTGAAAAATAATTCCTGAAACAGCTGTGCGAtgaataaaataaacatttttcaGTCCTGCCCAGCAACAGATCAGAATCCACAAATCATAACCCTGGCTGCCTGGTTACAGCCCATATACAGTACAAAACAAGTGGTTTGGTGAATGAATGAGTATAAGAATGGATACAAATCACTTGAATAATCTGAAGATTTTATTTTGTTGGGTAAAAGCTGCAGCAAGTGATAGACATTAAACGTTCCAAGGATGGTGTGCTTCTGCATACTGTCAGACTTTAAAATCCACTTTCTGTAAATATACTCCTGCCCTTTACTGACCTTTGGGAACAGAATTCAACGGACTGACCTTGGAGGTGAGAGGCAGCATTGAACCATCTGCACTCCAGCTGTTTATAGGTGGATTAGATGTGGGTTGTTAACAGGACTAATTAATTATGAACTTGATTTAATAATCTTGATTAAACAGTCATTACCTGGGATTTCGTGAGGCCAGAATTGCCTACAGTTTGGACAGCAAGGCTCATCCCGACCTCGGAAGTATTTTGCAGCACAGGGGAGATGAATTTTGGCTCCACAGACCTCACACGTTTGGCCCTGAAAGCAAAATGCAGTTTAAAGAAATATAATCAAACAACTGGGGCAGTAGAGAAAACACAGAGGGTGAAGGTCCACATGCAGTGGTTCAGCTGAGTGGTAAAGTAATACATTGAAACAGGCCAATGAACAATTACACCAAACTATATTGGTACAGACAAATAAGAGGGCACACGCCAGCAGAATGAAAATTCTGATTCACCCCACTCCTCTTACCAGCTGACACAGACCCCAGGAGAAAGGGTGCAGTACCTGGAGAGTGATGTTACGGCAGATGTTGCACTCTTTCACTAGGTCCTGGTACATGTTGCGAATGTATTGTTCCAGCTCCATAATGCAGCGAGTGCTCAGAATGTACTCACCATCGTTCTAATGAGGGAAAAGCAAACAGCAAACTCACCAGAATGTTTACCAcatgcagagaaaaaaaaaatgttcttgcgCACACGTGAAAGTTTATCTTTGATTAGTAGACACAGTCTCCACTGCCACCTGCCTCACACAGCCACTTGTCCTGCACAAAGCGCTGAAGCACCTGCTCCACTTCTTTCTTCTTCATTTTCTTGGGCTGTAGTTGATCAGCCAGGTTCAGGATGTCTGTCGACGAGACCATCCCACTTTCTGACTCCAGAACCAGGTCCATCTGAAAAGAAAGggctttaaatgcaagtcttactcaTGTAAAACTGCTCTCAATCATCGAGCCAGACTCCAACCCGCCGCCAGCAGTTATCAGGTTACTGTTGAGGTGGTTTTGCCCCTTGTGCTTTTTTTAAGCCCTTTCTTTACTCACCTAACCTGACCTGACACCCATGGAGCTGAGGGCAGATGTGCGCACACGCTCAGGAGCAGCCAATGCCCCTGGTCAATCTCTGATTCATCCAGCATGGTAAGGGATATTCTAAGGTCTTCAATTTTAATTAAGATTAAAGAAATTATACAACAGAAAACTCTTACTAATACTTCACTGAGATGCGGTTGAAATTTACACATCAGAGTAATGGGAACCAGACTACTGCTGCATTCAAAAAATGAGGCACTGAGATGTACTCACAGTTTTCTTGAACAGTTCCAGCTCGGTTTCCGTGTAATCAGATGCCATCCTGGTGATCTCTGTTTCCGCAAGGTTAACCTGGAGACGGGGCAAGAGGGAGATTACTAGCACATTATGAGGATCTGCAGTCCAGGAGCACTCTGCACGTTATTTTGTTGTGCAGACGCAAAAGGGCAGCGATCCGAAAGAGAGAATGTCTTGTGAGCATGGGCTGTCTTGCCTGCAATGATCAGGTCAAGGTTCAGCTGGCAAGTCAGGGTGCAAAGTATCAGAGGTCAGGGATGTTCAGGAGCAATACCCTCCCCCACAATACACAGATTCTGTGTTTTAATATACTCTACCCATTTCAAGCCTAATAGATTCTCCAcacaccaattttttttttaaaaagtcactccCTGCCCCCTTTTCCCCATCAGGAAAGTCTTGACCAGCAATTCCCCCAGAGCTGACGTCAATGCTGGTTAgcagaagctgggcttgttccgATGAAGTGGGCCCACTGGTAtttcaacccccctccccccaaaataacAGCCCGGCCAAGAAAGGGACCAAACCTAGACAATGAATGCCATTCCTGTCTTAGTGAGGTTTAGCTGGAGACAAAGCAAGAAGGTAGGATTCAAATTTACAAACCTTGGGTCAGGAGTCAAACTCTCCAGCAAAGCAACAAAACAAGAAATGTGTAAATCAGAGGGAGACACTGGTTTGTGGTTGGGATGGAAATCGAGATACAATGTAAAAAGGGAAAGGTTTCTCCAGCACCAACACCCCTGGGTGGGTTCAGGGACTCCTTGAGATAGCGCTGGAAAATAGAGGGTGTAATAAAGTGTGGTGCGTGGCTGAGAGTTCTCACTGCTCTTCCCTTGTCTCTTCATCTATAGTGGTGACAGGAAGAGTGAATGCAGTCGCTACAAATCCAGGTGATGGTTAGTTCAGAGATCTTGGTTTTGTAGAATGCTCACTGCGTCTGTAAACGGACGTAACCCTTCCCACTGCTAGTTCTGGGTGTGTGGTTATTTTACCACTAGATAATTCCGCAGTCAGCTCCCCACAACCACCAGAAGTGAAAGTCAGAAGGACACCGCGGTGCCCACTCACCAGAGCATAGTACTGACGTCCATCATCCTCACTCATCCCCTTCCTGATCTCCATGAAGAGAGGCTGCAGATGGCCATTGATATTTTTGATAAACTCATCCAACTGGTCATGTTTGTAGTACACTGGAGATTGAAGAGAATGAAAACTCATCACAGCACTTGCTGGTGTTggtgacagacactgacccttTCAGAAGAGAAGCCATTCGTGGAGGAGTGTACTTAAAAtctctctcacacatccccctcccatTGATTTATAATTAGGCAAAAGGGAAAAAAGGTTCAGGAAGTCTCCTACTTTATAACAGAAATTCAGTATGTTGCTAGTACATTGCCAATGCCACTGTATGCGGACTGGAGGGGAGCAACGGCCAGCCGGGGAGCCAGGAGTGGCAGCATGCTCCCTGGCCTGCTCTCATGCTTGTATATCATGGGTACGGTGATGTattggttacgttactggactattAGTCCAGAAaacgtgtgttcaaatcccaccacggtagtttgagaatttgaattcagtttttaaaaatctggtatcagtaagtgaccgtgaagctgttggattgtcgtaaaaacccgattggttcactgatgtcctttagggaaggaaacctgccgtccttacccggtctgggcctatatgtgactccagtcccaccaacatggttgactcttagctgcccgctgaagtggcccagcaagtccCTCAGTTGTCTCAAACCGCTACAAACACGGACTGCAGTAGTTGAAGAAGGCAGCTTctcagggcatttagggatgggcaaaaaatgccggcCTTGGCAACTGTGCCCacataatgatttttttttaaatttctttgcAGTTCTTTACTGATGTGCTCACTCTCTGGCTGCACTAAAACAGGATTTATTTTCTGGAAAGGAAAACTATGTTTTTTCTCAATGGCAGAGGTGCTCGAAATGGTCTCAGGACCCGACTGTGCGTGGGGAAGAAAACCAGCCAGGGCTCTTGTAcccgatcgctatccagtgactgctGTTGGAAGATGTTTATGTGCATATCAGGTGATGCCCCAACAGCTGAATATCCTGCCAACACTTACTGATTGGGCTCACACCAGAGGAATGGTGCTTTTCAGTAGGTACAAGGGTTGGCAGTGCCCGGGTAACTGTGCCAGATGCaagtcaatgtcttcaggagaaggggaaaaaaactggAACACAAAGTGAGTGTGATTCACTTTGTCAATGAGCTGCTGTTTACTCTAAGTAACACAAGTGGGGAAAAGCAGAACTGCCAAAGTGACGACCTCCCATCTCATTAAACCACCAAATCATTTCACCTTGCTTCCATAAAATGGTTTTCAGATTTTAAGAACGAACGAATGAACTTCTCATTTCTTGACAAACACATAAGCCAGTATCTGGCAGAAGCAGCACCGTGAGATGAGAGCCTCTACCTTCAGCTCTGCTCCTCCCCCACAGCTCCCAAACAAACCAAGTTCGAACAAAAAGCATTTCCATGAAGACAATGTCCCTTTAACTATTGAGCACCTGTTATGCAAAGCTTGGTGATTTCTGATTGCACTCAGAGCTGTATTCAACCACATTGAGGGTGGGCCGTGGGCAAGGCCACAGTCGCAGGGCTGAGTGACAGCtcgacccaaacacacacactgcacaaacCGAGCTTAGCTAAAAGCGGAACTGAGGTCTCAGATCCTAGTTTTTATTCTGAGAAGGGCCAAGggcgagaaagaaagacttacatttatatagcatctttcacaacctcaggacgtcccaaagcattttacagctaattaagtacttttaaagtatagtcattgttgtaatgcaagaaatgcggtagccaatttgcgcatagcaagatcccacagtgataatcttttatttttaaaaagtgatgttggttgagggataaatatcggccaggacactgggagaactcccctgctcctcttcgaaacaaTGGCCATGGGATCCCCCTGGAGAccacctaactcagcacagaccaggggtggaACCTGGAACCTCCCCAGACTGTATGGCCCAGTACCTCACTAGCTGATGTACATGACCACTGAGCCATTCAATGGTGTCCCAACGCCAACATTTACATCAACTCTGGTTTCAAATTCTTACCTAACACGATTCTACTGATTTCCTGctcacaatgggggtaattttcaccactAGGACAGTAAAGTAACAAGCAGATTGCAGATCCCGATTTTCACCCTATTGATTTCAGTGTGGATTCTTCAATGGGTGAGTGATTCCCTCAGCCAGGACACAGCCCGGGTATCTCCGATACACAAGTGACATCCAACGCACGGCCCAGACTAATTCACTTACTGAATAGAAATCTGTTCCCACAGCCCTTGTCAGATAACTCAAAATGAAACTGAATGCTCCCTATGAGAACACATACACTGGGTTAAGGAAACTATGGAGATCAGTTCTCATCTCTCCgcattttaaatattttcaaaTGTTAAAATCCGTGGCAGAGACAAACCCAGGTGCAGTCAGCTGCCAGAAGCACCTCTCTAGAGGTTGACAAAGTGACAAAGGCCCATCCTACAGCACTGATCTGTAGTACTCACTATTCTGGGAGTTCCATTCATTCAACATTCAGTACTAATCGTGTGGTTAGTGTGAAACACTCAGGATGGGAAGGCATCATGGAAAGTTAAATGGGCGGGAGACTGGTTCCGTGCTGACACAGTCCTCTCGCACTGTACAATTCCGAAGTCCTCCACACGTCCTCTTCACAAACCACACCCAGCAGAGCTCAGTGAGACTCCTGCTCCGTGGGGGTGAAGACTCAACATTTTACCCATTAGAAAAGCCAAGTTAGTAGAAGTGAGCGACTATCGCACGTGTACAGTTGACAGATTAAGATATCTGCCTCTTGCGCGCCTCCCCCATGTAATTCCCCTCGCCCAGGGACACCAGGAGACCGTGCACAGCCCGGGCCTCCACTCCACTGTGAACATCCAGCGTAACTCAGCTTCCGACAGACAACATTGTAGCAGCAGTTCAACAATCGAAGCCCCACTGTGTACAATGTGAGACAGTTACAGTGTTGAGGGATTATGATGTACACTGTGGGACAGATTGTACAGGAGCAGCATATGACTCACAACTTTATTCTCTGACTAGCCAACCTTCAACAATGGCCAAATAGTGAAAAAACACCACATCACAGACCTGTACAAAGTCACTCAGAGAGGTGGTGATCAGAATAGACTGCACCAAGACAGCGC
Above is a window of Heptranchias perlo isolate sHepPer1 chromosome 22, sHepPer1.hap1, whole genome shotgun sequence DNA encoding:
- the nsmce1 gene encoding non-structural maintenance of chromosomes element 1 homolog isoform X2, with product MAAALNDSHRRFLQTIMSQGILEGSVTRKLHRHCCETHKVYYKHDQLDEFIKNINGHLQPLFMEIRKGMSEDDGRQYYALVNLAETEITRMASDYTETELELFKKTMDLVLESESGMVSSTDILNLADQLQPKKMKKKEVEQNDGEYILSTRCIMELEQYIRNMYQDLVKECNICRNITLQGQTCEVCGAKIHLPCAAKYFRGRDEPCCPNCRQFWPHEIPDVNRTETSMPPPSFTPKMRRRHRE
- the nsmce1 gene encoding non-structural maintenance of chromosomes element 1 homolog isoform X1, with amino-acid sequence MAAALNDSHRRFLQTIMSQGILEGSVTRKLHRHCCETHKVYYKHDQLDEFIKNINGHLQPLFMEIRKGMSEDDGRQYYALVNLAETEITRMASDYTETELELFKKTMDLVLESESGMVSSTDILNLADQLQPKKMKKKEVEQVLQRFVQDKWLCENDGEYILSTRCIMELEQYIRNMYQDLVKECNICRNITLQGQTCEVCGAKIHLPCAAKYFRGRDEPCCPNCRQFWPHEIPDVNRTETSMPPPSFTPKMRRRHRE